From a single Sinomonas atrocyanea genomic region:
- a CDS encoding ribonuclease Z — protein MRELVVLGTASQVPTRARNHNGYLLLWDGEGILFDPGEGTQRQMIHAGVAATKVTRICLTHVHGDHCYGLPGVLSRLALDRVEHPVHLHYPASGEEVVRALVAVSTPGIDLRLVPHGAAGEIAPGLAVEPLRHRIGTFGYRLAEPDGRTIVRERLAAAGIRGPDVARLQREGRLGGVRIEDVSVPRRGQRFAFVMDTAPCEGAVALAEGADLLVTECTFSDDDAALADQYLHLTAGQAGSIAGAAGARNLVLTHFSSRYPETAQLEGQARRRAGNAVVRAAADLDRIGFPRRRGAWMGEGDRDGDG, from the coding sequence ATGCGCGAACTCGTGGTCCTCGGCACCGCCTCGCAGGTGCCCACGCGCGCCCGCAACCACAACGGCTACCTCCTGCTCTGGGACGGCGAGGGGATCCTCTTCGACCCGGGCGAGGGGACGCAGCGGCAGATGATCCACGCCGGCGTGGCCGCGACGAAGGTGACGCGCATCTGCCTCACCCACGTCCACGGGGACCACTGCTACGGGCTGCCCGGCGTGCTCTCGCGCCTGGCGCTCGACCGCGTGGAGCACCCCGTGCACCTGCACTACCCCGCCTCCGGCGAGGAGGTGGTCCGGGCCCTCGTCGCCGTCTCGACCCCCGGGATCGACCTGCGCCTCGTGCCCCACGGCGCGGCCGGGGAGATCGCCCCCGGGCTCGCGGTCGAGCCGCTCAGGCACCGCATCGGCACCTTCGGCTACCGGCTCGCGGAGCCGGACGGGCGCACCATCGTGCGCGAGCGGCTCGCGGCCGCCGGCATCCGCGGCCCGGACGTGGCGCGGCTGCAGCGCGAGGGGCGCCTCGGCGGCGTGCGGATCGAGGACGTGAGCGTCCCGCGCCGCGGGCAGCGGTTCGCGTTCGTCATGGACACCGCCCCGTGCGAGGGCGCCGTTGCGCTGGCCGAGGGCGCCGACCTGCTCGTCACCGAGTGCACGTTCAGCGACGACGACGCCGCGCTCGCCGACCAGTACCTCCACCTCACCGCGGGGCAGGCCGGGTCCATCGCCGGTGCCGCCGGCGCCCGGAACCTCGTGCTGACCCACTTCTCCTCCCGGTATCCCGAGACGGCCCAGCTTGAAGGCCAGGCGCGGCGGCGGGCGGGGAACGCCGTCGTGCGCGCCGCGGCGGACCTGGACCGGATCGGCTTCCCGCGGCGGCGGGGCGCGTGGATGGGGGAGGGGGACCGCGATGGCGATGGGTAG
- the soxR gene encoding redox-sensitive transcriptional activator SoxR: MAMGSGEAEELTVGQLAARSGLSISALHFYERQGLIHSRRTSGNQRRYPRSILRRVAVIKAAHRAGIPLATVADAFELLPHDGVPTQQDWGRLSRAWRTEIDERIARLEHLRDRLDGCIACGCLSLSTCSLVNPQDRLGASGASALEP; the protein is encoded by the coding sequence ATGGCGATGGGTAGCGGCGAGGCCGAGGAGCTCACCGTCGGCCAGCTCGCGGCCCGCAGCGGGCTCTCCATCTCCGCCCTGCACTTCTACGAGCGGCAGGGCCTGATCCACAGCCGCCGCACCTCCGGCAACCAGCGGCGCTACCCCCGCTCGATCCTGCGCCGCGTGGCCGTCATCAAGGCCGCGCACCGCGCCGGCATCCCCCTCGCCACCGTCGCGGACGCGTTCGAGCTGCTCCCGCACGACGGCGTGCCCACCCAGCAGGACTGGGGGCGGCTCTCCAGGGCATGGCGCACCGAGATCGACGAGCGGATCGCCCGCCTCGAGCACCTGCGGGACCGGCTCGACGGGTGCATCGCGTGCGGCTGCCTCTCGCTCTCGACCTGCAGCCTCGTCAACCCGCAGGACCGGCTCGGCGCCTCCGGGGCCTCGGCACTCGAGCCGTAG
- a CDS encoding flavin reductase family protein, which yields MTVTPTFLSVSGADSALFRDAFRSHPAGVAVVTAASPEGPVGLTASSVASVAVDPPSLAFSVSGGRSAVHIAEAETVLVHLVDAEQVGLVRTFATPGSPRFTEAMDWEALPTGEPWLRAAPWALRCAITHRVPVGGSVLLAATVLEVLAQERHGAPLVYHDRAFHALGAHSQLD from the coding sequence ATGACTGTGACCCCGACCTTCCTGAGCGTCTCCGGCGCCGACTCCGCCCTCTTCCGGGACGCGTTCCGCTCCCATCCCGCGGGAGTTGCCGTCGTGACGGCCGCGAGCCCTGAGGGGCCGGTCGGGCTCACGGCGTCCTCCGTCGCCTCCGTGGCGGTCGATCCCCCCTCCCTGGCCTTCTCCGTCTCTGGCGGACGCTCGGCCGTGCACATCGCGGAGGCGGAGACGGTCCTGGTGCACCTCGTCGACGCGGAGCAGGTCGGCCTGGTCCGCACGTTCGCCACTCCCGGCTCGCCCCGCTTCACCGAGGCGATGGACTGGGAGGCGCTGCCCACCGGCGAGCCCTGGCTCCGCGCCGCGCCGTGGGCGCTGCGCTGCGCCATCACGCACCGGGTGCCCGTGGGCGGGTCCGTCCTGCTGGCCGCGACGGTGCTCGAGGTGCTCGCCCAGGAGCGCCACGGCGCGCCGCTCGTGTACCACGACCGCGCCTTCCATGCCCTCGGGGCGCATTCGCAGCTCGACTAG
- a CDS encoding substrate-binding domain-containing protein, with product MTSRPAVRLAGAAMAAAIAVLPLAACGQDSSAGSGGKKVIGVSVADQKSLFYVAEVAGIKDEAKKQGYDVNVTSANNDSSAQIKQVNDLLTKQIGALIFTSQDSTAAAAGVRAANQAQVPVVAVDQRPESGQGKLATYIATDSVKAAHDICTWMFKQIGGSGELAILHGVLGSTAEIQRTQGCQNALKENPGIKLVAEETANWDETEAYKATQNILTAHPNVKAVFGESDAMALGAAKASKAAGKQIFSVGIDGFPTMFDAVASGLTQGTEAQQPYKMGKLAVDNAIALMNGKGGDIPQEQYQDTVLIDKATVGQNKVEDFYGPDAKSFK from the coding sequence ATGACGTCACGTCCAGCGGTGCGACTCGCAGGGGCGGCCATGGCCGCAGCGATCGCCGTGCTCCCCCTGGCGGCATGCGGCCAGGACAGCAGTGCGGGATCCGGCGGCAAGAAGGTGATCGGCGTCTCCGTGGCCGACCAGAAGTCGCTCTTCTACGTCGCCGAAGTCGCCGGGATCAAGGATGAGGCCAAGAAGCAGGGCTACGACGTCAACGTCACCTCGGCCAACAACGACTCTTCGGCGCAGATCAAGCAGGTCAACGACCTGCTGACGAAGCAGATCGGCGCCCTGATCTTCACGTCCCAGGACTCGACCGCGGCGGCGGCCGGCGTGCGGGCGGCAAACCAGGCGCAGGTGCCCGTCGTCGCCGTCGACCAGCGGCCGGAGTCGGGGCAGGGCAAGCTGGCCACCTACATCGCCACGGACAGCGTCAAGGCCGCCCACGATATCTGCACCTGGATGTTCAAGCAGATCGGCGGCAGCGGCGAACTCGCCATCCTGCACGGCGTGCTGGGCTCCACCGCGGAGATCCAGCGCACGCAGGGCTGCCAGAACGCGCTCAAGGAGAACCCCGGGATCAAGCTGGTCGCCGAGGAGACCGCCAACTGGGACGAGACGGAGGCCTACAAGGCCACGCAGAACATCCTCACCGCCCACCCCAACGTCAAGGCCGTCTTCGGTGAGAGCGATGCGATGGCCCTCGGCGCGGCGAAGGCCTCCAAGGCGGCCGGGAAGCAGATCTTCTCGGTGGGGATCGACGGCTTCCCCACGATGTTCGACGCCGTGGCCAGCGGGCTCACCCAGGGCACCGAGGCCCAGCAGCCCTACAAGATGGGCAAGCTCGCCGTGGACAACGCGATTGCCCTCATGAACGGCAAGGGCGGCGACATCCCTCAGGAGCAGTACCAGGACACCGTGCTGATCGACAAGGCAACGGTGGGCCAGAACAAGGTCGAGGACTTCTACGGTCCTGACGCCAAGTCCTTCAAGTGA
- a CDS encoding sugar ABC transporter ATP-binding protein — protein sequence MGAEGADGLVAEGLVKAYSGVTVLKSVDFRVAPGTVVGLVGENGAGKSTLSSVITGVVKPDGGRMTLDGADYAPSSPAEALRQGVALIHQETRLIQDLSVAENIFLGRVPQHAGRVDWGRMRQEAKSVMDSLGVDLDVRRPVRGLSMALQQEIEIAKALSRSPRYVVFDEPSASLGESETEHVLERIRTLRAGGAGVVYISHRLDEVRDVADEIVCLRDGSRVMSWSSGDVAKEAIINAMVGREFTYEHIPPQPSRDHTVLEVRGLGRRGAFEGIDFELRQGEVLGIAGLVGAGRTEVVRAIAGVDRPDEGEVILEGRRLPCTSPESAIRAGIVMVPEDRKGQGLNLDRTAEENLTLPWERRLTRWGLVTKKAIREVATSQGRRLDVRGNMTLPVKSMSGGNQQKILIGKWLVKDPKVLIVDEPTRGVDVGAKMAIYEIIRSLAAEGIAVIVVSSELEEVLGLSHRVLVMAGGRQRGILPRAEATPQRVIDLAFHSAATPQR from the coding sequence ATGGGCGCAGAAGGCGCTGACGGCCTGGTGGCCGAAGGCCTGGTCAAGGCATACAGCGGTGTGACTGTCCTGAAGTCGGTCGACTTCCGGGTCGCGCCGGGGACGGTGGTGGGGCTGGTCGGTGAGAACGGTGCGGGCAAGTCCACGCTGAGCTCGGTGATCACCGGCGTCGTCAAGCCGGACGGAGGGCGCATGACGCTCGACGGGGCGGACTACGCGCCCTCGAGCCCCGCGGAGGCGCTGCGGCAGGGCGTGGCGCTCATCCATCAGGAGACGAGGCTGATCCAGGACCTGTCCGTGGCCGAGAACATCTTCCTCGGCAGGGTCCCGCAGCATGCCGGACGCGTCGACTGGGGCCGGATGCGGCAGGAGGCCAAGTCGGTCATGGACTCCCTGGGAGTCGACCTGGACGTCCGCCGCCCCGTGCGCGGCCTCTCGATGGCACTCCAGCAGGAGATCGAGATCGCCAAGGCCCTCAGCCGCAGCCCGCGGTACGTGGTGTTCGACGAGCCCTCGGCGTCCCTCGGCGAGTCGGAGACCGAGCATGTGCTCGAGAGGATCCGCACCCTGCGCGCCGGGGGAGCCGGGGTCGTGTACATCTCGCACCGGCTCGACGAAGTCCGGGACGTCGCGGACGAGATCGTCTGCCTCCGCGACGGCTCGCGCGTCATGTCCTGGTCCTCCGGCGACGTCGCCAAGGAAGCCATCATCAACGCGATGGTGGGGCGCGAATTCACCTACGAGCACATCCCGCCGCAGCCGAGCCGCGACCACACCGTCCTCGAGGTCCGCGGGCTGGGTCGCCGCGGGGCCTTCGAGGGGATCGACTTCGAGCTCAGGCAGGGGGAGGTCCTGGGCATCGCGGGCCTGGTCGGCGCCGGCCGCACCGAGGTGGTCCGCGCCATCGCCGGAGTGGACCGTCCCGATGAGGGCGAGGTCATCCTCGAGGGGCGCAGGCTGCCCTGCACGAGCCCCGAGTCCGCGATCCGGGCCGGCATCGTCATGGTGCCCGAGGACCGCAAGGGCCAGGGGCTCAACCTCGACCGGACCGCTGAGGAGAACCTGACGCTCCCGTGGGAGCGCCGCCTCACCCGGTGGGGGCTGGTCACGAAGAAGGCCATCCGAGAGGTGGCCACCTCCCAGGGCCGCCGGCTGGATGTGCGCGGCAACATGACCCTTCCCGTGAAGTCCATGTCGGGCGGGAACCAGCAGAAGATCCTCATCGGCAAATGGCTGGTGAAGGATCCCAAGGTCCTCATCGTCGACGAGCCCACGCGGGGGGTCGACGTGGGGGCGAAGATGGCGATCTACGAGATCATCAGGTCCCTCGCAGCCGAGGGCATAGCGGTCATCGTGGTCTCCTCCGAGCTCGAAGAGGTCCTGGGACTCTCCCACCGGGTCCTCGTCATGGCCGGCGGCCGCCAGCGGGGCATCCTCCCGCGCGCCGAGGCCACCCCCCAACGAGTCATCGACCTGGCCTTTCATTCGGCCGCGACACCTCAGCGATAG
- a CDS encoding ABC transporter permease: MGTTTHQASFGEPSASRGDTQVQNTASPATRTARTSPAGVRSGAARALRALPGPLLGLVAVMIVFSILSPYFLTWRNLSNIISQNADLGIMAVGAALVILIGGIDLSVGSNLALSLMVSAWLFRSGGLPFGLCVVIGLVTGAAVGLVNGILSTYGRIQPFVATLATMSACAGLALYVTNGNPINDFPDWYLALTSTPVLGIPLEGLIMVAIFVLAAFWLRFRPTGRALYAIGGNAEVARLSGLNVTRIKIGVYMIAGLLAAVAGVIVGSRLDSAQPTAGTADLLNVIAVVVIGGASLSGGSGGMLNTFIGLLIIGVLNNGMSLLNVSPNLQPVVIGVAIIVAVLTDRASRSRQGS, from the coding sequence ATGGGAACCACCACTCACCAGGCATCCTTCGGGGAGCCCTCGGCATCCCGCGGGGACACGCAGGTCCAGAACACGGCGTCGCCCGCGACGCGCACCGCCAGGACCTCTCCCGCCGGCGTCCGATCAGGGGCCGCCCGCGCCCTCCGGGCCCTCCCGGGCCCGCTGCTCGGGCTCGTCGCCGTCATGATCGTGTTCTCGATCCTCTCGCCCTACTTCCTCACGTGGCGCAACCTGTCCAACATCATCAGCCAGAACGCCGACCTCGGCATCATGGCGGTCGGGGCCGCGCTGGTCATCCTCATCGGCGGGATCGACCTCTCCGTGGGCTCCAACCTCGCGCTGTCCCTGATGGTCAGCGCGTGGCTGTTCCGCTCGGGGGGCCTGCCGTTCGGCCTGTGCGTCGTGATCGGGCTCGTGACCGGCGCGGCCGTGGGGCTGGTCAATGGGATCCTCTCCACCTACGGGCGCATCCAGCCCTTCGTCGCGACGCTCGCCACCATGTCCGCCTGCGCGGGCCTGGCGCTCTACGTCACCAACGGCAACCCCATCAACGACTTCCCGGACTGGTACCTCGCCCTCACCAGCACCCCCGTCCTCGGCATCCCGCTCGAGGGGCTCATCATGGTCGCGATCTTCGTGCTCGCCGCCTTCTGGCTCCGCTTCCGCCCCACCGGGCGGGCGCTGTACGCCATCGGAGGCAACGCCGAGGTGGCGCGCCTGTCGGGCCTGAACGTGACCAGGATCAAGATCGGCGTGTACATGATCGCCGGCCTCCTGGCCGCGGTGGCGGGCGTGATCGTCGGATCCCGGCTCGACTCCGCGCAGCCGACGGCGGGCACGGCCGACCTCCTCAACGTCATCGCCGTGGTCGTGATCGGCGGAGCGAGCCTCTCCGGCGGCTCGGGCGGAATGCTCAACACCTTCATCGGCCTGCTCATCATCGGGGTCCTCAACAACGGGATGTCGCTGCTCAATGTCTCCCCGAACCTCCAGCCCGTGGTCATCGGGGTCGCCATCATCGTCGCCGTCCTGACCGACCGCGCCAGCCGAAGCCGCCAGGGCTCATGA
- a CDS encoding iron-containing alcohol dehydrogenase produces MSTETYIVEPIAEMLDEADPGRTLAPCGIDQLIIGPDALSAVPATLGELLASAAAPRDGAARARVALLVDRTPILRGEQNVKDAVEAQLADQFDVTRTVLDDGHPELHVVDPILDEAAEAAAGKAAVVAIGGGTISDIAKVAVQRAGEAGERPVLLTVQTAASVDGFTDDVSVVLRNGVKRTVPSAWPDAVVSDTLTIAGAPEAMNRAGFGEMTSMLVAPADWRLASLVGTDPTFKPSAVTLLASVGKDLESWSAGVREARSDAVASLARALALRGIVTGVAGTTAVLSGVEHLISHMLDQYRGGHGLPIGLHGAQVGAGAVIAATAWEMLFERLERASDRPRIATKALDRGRSRERVLSAFERVDPSLQVAEECWKDFSAKLDAVERNLPRITALLGDWAEARDELRGLVRPADAIASALTEAGAPAALSDLEPAVEPELGRWAVENCALMRNRFTVVDLLTLLGWWEPQDVDEVLERAARAGAKAEAGGK; encoded by the coding sequence ATGTCCACTGAGACGTACATCGTCGAACCGATCGCCGAGATGCTCGACGAGGCCGATCCGGGGCGGACGCTCGCCCCCTGCGGCATCGACCAGCTCATCATCGGCCCTGACGCGCTGAGCGCCGTGCCGGCCACCCTGGGCGAGCTCCTGGCCTCCGCGGCGGCGCCGCGGGACGGGGCTGCCCGGGCGCGCGTGGCGCTCCTCGTCGACAGGACCCCGATCCTGCGCGGCGAGCAGAACGTCAAGGACGCCGTCGAGGCGCAGCTCGCCGACCAGTTCGACGTCACCCGCACGGTGCTCGACGACGGGCACCCTGAACTCCACGTGGTGGACCCGATCCTCGACGAGGCGGCCGAGGCGGCCGCGGGCAAGGCCGCGGTGGTGGCCATCGGCGGGGGCACCATCAGCGACATCGCCAAGGTCGCCGTCCAGCGGGCAGGGGAGGCCGGAGAGCGGCCGGTCCTGCTCACGGTGCAGACTGCCGCCTCCGTGGACGGCTTCACGGACGACGTCTCCGTGGTCCTCCGCAACGGCGTCAAGCGCACGGTGCCCTCGGCATGGCCGGACGCGGTGGTCTCGGACACGCTCACCATCGCCGGCGCACCGGAGGCCATGAACCGCGCTGGCTTCGGCGAGATGACCTCGATGCTCGTGGCGCCCGCGGACTGGCGCCTCGCCTCCCTCGTGGGGACCGACCCGACGTTCAAGCCCAGCGCGGTGACGCTGCTCGCCTCCGTCGGCAAGGACCTCGAGAGCTGGAGCGCGGGAGTGCGCGAAGCCCGCTCCGATGCGGTGGCCTCCCTGGCGCGCGCACTCGCCCTGCGCGGCATCGTCACCGGGGTGGCAGGGACCACGGCCGTGCTCTCCGGCGTCGAACACCTCATCAGCCACATGCTCGACCAGTACCGCGGCGGCCACGGGCTGCCGATCGGCCTCCACGGCGCCCAGGTCGGGGCCGGCGCGGTCATCGCCGCGACCGCCTGGGAGATGCTCTTCGAGCGCCTGGAGCGTGCCTCGGACCGGCCGAGGATCGCCACGAAGGCGCTGGACCGGGGCCGCAGCCGGGAGCGTGTGCTGTCCGCCTTCGAACGGGTCGATCCTAGCCTGCAGGTCGCCGAGGAATGCTGGAAGGACTTCTCGGCCAAGCTCGACGCCGTGGAGCGGAACCTCCCTCGCATCACTGCTCTGCTGGGCGACTGGGCCGAGGCCCGGGACGAGCTCCGCGGCCTCGTCCGCCCCGCGGACGCCATCGCCTCGGCCCTCACCGAAGCGGGCGCACCTGCCGCCCTCTCCGATCTCGAACCGGCGGTGGAGCCCGAACTGGGCCGCTGGGCCGTCGAGAACTGCGCGCTGATGCGCAACCGGTTCACGGTCGTGGACCTGCTCACGCTCCTCGGATGGTGGGAGCCGCAGGATGTGGACGAGGTGCTGGAGCGGGCCGCGCGCGCCGGCGCGAAGGCGGAAGCAGGAGGGAAGTGA
- a CDS encoding xylulokinase, with protein sequence MQRDYVIGVDCSTTAAKAVVWNSRGDALAQARCAFGLSQPHPGWGEQNAEDWWAASVEAIRRASQAVDVSRIGAVCITHQRESFVCLDAEGLPLRPAMLWLDTRATKEVSAFGTEEVHRLTGKPANPTPAWYKLHWLAANEPDTVARIGKVVDVHGFLVHRFTGQWLTSWASADPLGLVDMTTFDYDQSLLDAVGLERGQLSELRAPGSVLGRLTDDAARQLGLPRDVVVVAGAGDGQCAQLGSGATVGGRAYLNLGSGIVSGTFSEHYSYAQEYRTLSAAQPGAYTLETFIGGGTINLTWFVEKFSGITQGALGLDLTPEQILETAAAKLPPGAEGLLALPYWTGALTPYWDHHARGVLVGLTGIHGKAHVYRALLEGLAFEQRLLTTGAEQALAEPVAEIIALGGGSRSPVWCQIIADVMQRSVSVVREPESTCLGAGMLAASAVGLHESVAAAAKAMSGLGVSYEPRPQQAAVYDRLYDVYRDIYPSNRALFARLAEAVRP encoded by the coding sequence ATGCAGCGGGACTACGTGATCGGCGTCGACTGTTCGACCACCGCCGCCAAGGCGGTCGTGTGGAACTCCCGCGGCGACGCCCTCGCCCAGGCGCGCTGCGCCTTCGGCCTGAGCCAGCCCCATCCGGGGTGGGGCGAGCAGAATGCAGAGGACTGGTGGGCGGCCTCGGTCGAGGCGATCCGGCGGGCCTCCCAGGCCGTCGACGTCTCGCGCATCGGCGCCGTGTGCATCACCCACCAGCGCGAGAGCTTCGTCTGCCTGGACGCCGAGGGCCTCCCCCTCAGGCCCGCGATGCTGTGGCTGGATACCCGGGCCACCAAGGAGGTCTCCGCGTTCGGGACGGAGGAGGTCCACCGGCTCACCGGCAAGCCCGCCAATCCGACGCCGGCCTGGTACAAGCTGCACTGGCTGGCCGCCAACGAGCCCGACACCGTCGCCCGGATCGGGAAGGTGGTCGACGTCCACGGCTTCCTCGTCCACCGCTTCACCGGGCAGTGGCTCACCTCCTGGGCCTCCGCCGACCCGCTCGGCCTCGTCGACATGACGACCTTCGACTACGACCAGTCCCTCCTGGACGCCGTGGGCCTCGAGCGCGGCCAGCTCAGCGAGCTGCGCGCCCCGGGGAGCGTGCTGGGTCGTCTGACGGACGACGCCGCGCGGCAGCTCGGTCTTCCCCGCGACGTTGTCGTCGTGGCCGGCGCGGGGGACGGCCAGTGCGCCCAGCTCGGGTCCGGGGCCACGGTGGGCGGGCGGGCATACCTCAACCTCGGCAGCGGCATCGTCTCCGGCACGTTCTCCGAGCACTACTCCTACGCCCAGGAATACCGGACGCTCTCGGCGGCCCAGCCGGGCGCGTACACGCTCGAGACCTTCATCGGCGGCGGCACCATCAACCTGACCTGGTTCGTCGAGAAGTTCTCCGGGATCACGCAGGGCGCGCTCGGCCTCGACCTCACTCCCGAGCAGATCCTCGAGACCGCTGCGGCGAAGCTGCCCCCGGGCGCCGAGGGCCTGCTGGCGCTCCCGTACTGGACCGGGGCGCTCACGCCCTACTGGGACCACCACGCCCGGGGAGTCCTGGTCGGGCTGACCGGCATCCACGGCAAGGCCCACGTCTACCGCGCCCTCCTCGAGGGGCTCGCCTTCGAGCAGCGCCTCCTGACCACGGGGGCCGAGCAGGCCCTCGCGGAGCCGGTCGCCGAGATCATCGCCCTGGGCGGCGGGTCGCGGAGCCCGGTGTGGTGCCAGATCATCGCCGACGTCATGCAGCGCAGCGTCTCGGTGGTCCGGGAGCCGGAGAGCACCTGCCTGGGTGCGGGGATGCTGGCGGCCTCGGCCGTGGGCCTCCACGAGTCCGTCGCGGCCGCGGCCAAGGCCATGAGCGGGCTCGGTGTCTCCTATGAGCCGCGGCCGCAGCAGGCCGCGGTCTACGACCGCCTCTACGACGTCTACCGGGACATCTACCCGTCCAACCGGGCACTGTTCGCCCGCCTGGCAGAGGCGGTGCGGCCATGA
- a CDS encoding HAD-IIA family hydrolase gives MRAPAPGAPGVPEATDVKAYEGYLFDLDGTIYLGDELLPGAEDLIRGLRSSGRETLFLSNNPTKDPQMYADKLTRLGLATSPERIVNPLVTIVAWLRREAPGAAVFVIGEDPLVRAISAAGFRLTEDPREIDVVVASYDRGFDYRKLQIAFDALWQYRRARLVATNPDAYCPMPQGRGEPDAAAVIAAIEASTGAKCEANVGKPAAVMLTTALEVLGLPGAQCLMVGDRLHTDIAMAASAGIDSALVLTGESTEEMARQLPRDRQPTYILPRIDALLAPFAGA, from the coding sequence ATGAGGGCGCCGGCTCCCGGGGCGCCGGGGGTGCCCGAGGCCACGGACGTGAAGGCCTACGAGGGCTACCTCTTCGACCTCGACGGCACGATCTACCTCGGAGACGAGCTCCTGCCCGGAGCCGAGGACCTCATCCGGGGGCTGCGCAGCTCCGGCCGGGAGACCCTCTTCCTGTCGAACAATCCCACCAAGGACCCCCAGATGTACGCCGACAAGCTGACCAGGCTCGGCCTGGCCACGTCGCCGGAGCGGATCGTGAACCCCTTGGTCACGATCGTCGCGTGGCTGCGTCGGGAGGCGCCGGGCGCGGCGGTCTTCGTCATCGGCGAGGACCCCCTCGTGCGGGCCATCAGCGCGGCGGGCTTCCGCCTGACCGAGGACCCCCGGGAGATCGATGTGGTCGTGGCCAGCTACGACCGCGGCTTCGACTACCGCAAGCTGCAGATCGCGTTCGATGCGCTGTGGCAGTACCGGCGGGCGCGGCTGGTCGCGACGAATCCCGACGCCTACTGCCCCATGCCGCAGGGCCGGGGCGAACCGGACGCCGCGGCGGTGATCGCCGCCATCGAGGCGAGCACGGGAGCCAAGTGCGAGGCGAACGTGGGCAAGCCCGCGGCCGTCATGCTCACGACGGCGCTCGAGGTGCTGGGTCTGCCCGGGGCGCAGTGCCTCATGGTGGGCGACCGGCTGCACACCGACATCGCCATGGCTGCCTCGGCCGGCATCGACTCCGCACTCGTCCTGACGGGCGAGAGCACCGAGGAGATGGCGCGCCAGCTTCCGCGGGACCGCCAGCCCACCTACATTCTGCCGCGGATCGACGCGCTTCTGGCCCCGTTCGCCGGGGCCTAG
- a CDS encoding thiamine pyrophosphate-dependent dehydrogenase E1 component subunit alpha — protein MDLSPTTQLEMQRRMLRIRRFDERASRMVKRGQIPGTVHTSIGQEAQVVGACMALGDGDYMSGNHRSHGHPIGKGSPLGPLMAELVGKATGVCQGKGGSLHLADFAVGSLGESGIVGSSIPIATGAALSSKVLGNGKVSLAFFGDGAANQGCLYEAMNLAGVWKLPVVFLCENNQYALSTPAHTVTSGVIAERAAGFGMPGVRVEDGQDVLAVHEAVVEAVERARRGEGPSLVEVVTYRFNEHSEGLRLGTDYRDASEKAAWVERDPIVLFRQRLEREGVASAEELDALEAEVMAEVDEAVRFTDESPYPDPSVAFKDLYTEPIGAIA, from the coding sequence ATGGATCTCTCCCCAACCACCCAGCTGGAGATGCAGCGGCGCATGCTGCGGATCCGCCGCTTCGATGAGCGGGCCTCGCGCATGGTCAAGCGCGGGCAGATCCCGGGAACCGTGCACACGAGCATCGGCCAGGAGGCCCAGGTCGTGGGCGCCTGCATGGCGCTCGGCGACGGCGACTACATGTCCGGGAACCACCGCAGCCACGGGCACCCCATCGGCAAGGGCTCGCCGCTGGGCCCGCTGATGGCCGAGCTCGTGGGCAAGGCCACCGGAGTGTGCCAGGGCAAGGGCGGGTCCCTGCACCTTGCGGACTTCGCCGTCGGCAGCCTGGGGGAGTCGGGCATCGTCGGCTCCTCGATCCCGATCGCCACCGGTGCGGCCCTGTCGAGCAAGGTGCTCGGCAACGGCAAGGTCTCCCTGGCGTTCTTCGGGGACGGCGCCGCCAACCAGGGCTGCCTGTACGAGGCGATGAACCTCGCCGGCGTCTGGAAGCTGCCCGTCGTCTTCCTCTGCGAGAACAACCAGTACGCGCTCTCGACCCCCGCCCACACGGTCACCTCCGGCGTGATCGCCGAGCGTGCCGCCGGATTCGGCATGCCCGGCGTGCGCGTCGAGGACGGCCAGGACGTCCTCGCGGTCCACGAGGCCGTGGTCGAGGCGGTCGAGCGCGCCCGCCGCGGAGAGGGCCCGTCCCTCGTGGAGGTGGTGACCTACCGCTTCAACGAGCATTCCGAGGGCCTGCGCCTCGGCACCGACTACCGCGACGCGAGCGAGAAGGCGGCCTGGGTCGAGCGCGACCCGATCGTCCTGTTCCGCCAGCGGCTCGAACGTGAAGGGGTGGCCTCCGCCGAGGAGCTGGACGCCCTCGAGGCCGAGGTCATGGCCGAGGTCGACGAGGCGGTGCGCTTCACCGACGAGAGCCCCTACCCGGACCCCAGCGTCGCCTTCAAAGACCTCTACACCGAACCGATCGGAGCGATCGCATGA